The Halichoerus grypus chromosome 15, mHalGry1.hap1.1, whole genome shotgun sequence genome includes a window with the following:
- the GEMIN7 gene encoding gem-associated protein 7 — protein sequence MQTPLTIPVPVLRLPRGPDGLSRGFAPDGRRAPLTPEGPGAPGSAVVPESRESQEQQARAALRERYLRSLLAMVGHQVSFTLHEGVHVTAHFGATDLDVANFYVSQLQTPIGVQAEALLRCSDIIAYSFKP from the coding sequence ATGCAGACTCCGCTGACCATTCCTGTACCGGTGCTCCGGCTTCCCCGGGGCCCGGATGGCTTGAGCCGCGGCTTTGCCCCAGATGGACGCAGGGCCCCCCTGACGCCAGAGGGTCCCGGAGCCCCGGGGTCTGCCGTAGTTCCAGAATCTCGGGAATCCCAGGAACAGCAGGCGCGAGCCGCACTCCGGGAACGCTACCTCCGCAGCCTGCTGGCCATGGTGGGTCACCAGGTGAGCTTCACATTGCACGAGGGCGTGCACGTGACTGCCCACTTCGGAGCCACCGACCTGGACGTGGCCAACTTCTACGTGTCGCAGCTGCAGACGCCCATTGGTGTGCAGGCTGAAGCACTGCTGCGGTGCAGTGACATTATTGCGTACAGCTTCAAGCCCTAA